One region of Nerophis lumbriciformis linkage group LG10, RoL_Nlum_v2.1, whole genome shotgun sequence genomic DNA includes:
- the atp6v1e1a gene encoding V-type proton ATPase subunit E 1a → MALTDADVQKQIKHMMAFIEQEASEKVEEIDSKAEEEFNIEKGRLVQTQRVKIMEYFEKKEKQIEQHKKIQMSHLMNQARLKVLKARDDMINDLLIESRQRLAEIAQDPARYSTLLEGLLLQGFYQLLEEKVTIRCRQQDVEMVQAAVNKNIPIYKEAVKQHIVVKIDTNHFLPSSICGGVELYNDNGKIKVSNTLENRLQLLAHQMMPEVRVSLFGANPNRKFTD, encoded by the exons ATGGCACTTACCGACGCCGACGTGCAGAAACAG ATAAAACACATGATGGCCTTTATCGAGCAAGAGGccagtgagaaagttgaggaaataGACTCCAAA GCAGAGGAAGAGTTCAACATTGAGAAAGGTCGCCTGGTGCAGACTCAGAGGGTGAAGATAATGGAATACTTTGAAAAGAAGGAAAAGCAGATTGAACAGCACAAGAAAAT CCAGATGTCTCACCTGATGAACCAAGCAAGGCTGAAGGTGCTAAAGGCCCGTGATGACATGATCAAC GATTTGTTGATCGAATCCCGGCAAAGACTTGCAGAGATTGCCCAGGACCCTGCCAGGTACTCCACACTGCTGGAGGGGCTGCTGTTGCAG GGATTCTACCAGCTGCTGGAAGAGAAAGTTACCATTCGCTGTCGACAACAGGATGTGGAGATGGTTCAG GCTGCAGTGAATAAGAACATCCCTATCTACAAGGAGGCTGTGAAACAACACATAGTCGTTAAAATCGacaccaaccattttctaccatcAAGCAT CTGTGGAGGGGTGGAGCTATATAATGACAACGGCAAGATAAAAGTGTCCAACACTTTAGAGAACAGACTACAGCTTCTAGCGCATCAG